Genomic window (Cryptococcus neoformans var. grubii H99 chromosome 9, complete sequence):
GTGAACATCAATAAAGCCAGAAAGACTGCATAGGAGCAAAGGATTAGCAGGTGGCGTCCTTCCCATTATGTGATGTGCTGTGTACAAGAAAATAGGCTGCTGAGGATCAGCAAGCGTGTTTCAGATCTGATCCTTGCTTATTCGCCCATTATCCATCAGTCCACACCAAACAGCTTACTATCACACAGAGATTAACATGAAGGCTCCCCCTCTCTAGGTGATTCAGGATAAAAGGGAAATATAAAGATTGAGGCAGGTCGGGCCAAGAAAACTGGATACATTACATTACATTACAATTATGGCTAGGGCTGCCCGGATACATGGACTAATAGAATCGATGCCTGAGAAGTCGTTGGAGGGGGGAAAGAAGCTCAACTATAAAGAAAGGCGAAAACAAGACGTATCAGCCTGGGATTCCGCTTAGAAACACGCCATAGAGACAATGTGCACGAAAGTATGCAGACAGACCAACCGACAAGTGTCCTCTCGAGGATCACAAGTAAGGCAACAAAGACTGCAATAAGGCAGCAACTTCCACTCAAGAAACACAAACCCTTTACAGGACAAGGCACCCGCGAAGCTGATAAAGACGACACCGTGAGCCTCAAAAAGATGGCCAAAGCTAATTAGAGGGCGAAAGAAAACCTTGAAAGGCATACCACGATCAGCGACATGGGACAGGGCAGAAATACCGAGCTGGTACGCTTCTACAACGTCTATCGTTTGAGAGTTGATGGTTGTTAgtcttcttgttttctGAAGCATTCATTATCGTACGTATGCATACGACATCTATCCATATGTAACTTTGCAATGGGTTGATGCCTGTTTCAACGAAGGAAAATACTGTATATATAGAGGAGACGGATGGCTCATGACAAGTAAATTATGATGAAGATATAATTTGAGCAGAACACTCACTGTCCATGATCGTTTTGATGTCTTCGATTCGATAGATCGGGGGCGCTACAAGACTGGAAGGGCATTTGTGTGCATTGCCGTTACAGTAATagtgggagagatggaagtaTGTAGCTAATGAGTGAGGGAATTCAATTGGGAGGACCGTCTTATGTTTTAATTTATGGAAGGAACTAATCTACTCTCAGATTTCTTGGACATGTTCTTGTTCTCTTCCGAGTAAGGTATGTATACCAGGCGCGCATCTCCTTAGTGGATGCATCGTACTTTTTGCCTTCAGCAAACAAGTTCTTGAAACTTTTTCCTTCATTTAATATGGAGACACTCTTCCCTATTTTGAATTCCCTCATTGTTTTCCATGCCTATAACGGTGACACGCGCTTTCGTTAGGCTCCCGAGTAACTGAAGTGCTAAGCCCATGTAGGCACGGATCGGCTTAGTTGCCAGTTCATTTGTTACTACGTATATAACTCGCTGCTGCTATTATTATGTGTTGTTCGTCCATGAAAAGTCGCTAAAGACGTAATTTGATCGCAATAGCCAATCTGCCAGCCAAAGCGGTTGAAAATATACGAATCATACATTTCTGCCAGGATGGACAAATGGGCACCCATAGCTCCCTCAAAACCGCAATTCCAGTCAACGTCTCATCTCTCAACTCGCTTTGCTTCGGTCCTCAAGCCTTCAAAACATGGTCCACGCTCAAGAGCATCTGCACAGTTCATAGGTAGATGGCCAGAAGATGTCATACTTAGGATTATCGAGCTATTACCTATTCCCGATCTACCAAATGCTGCGAGGGTCAACAGAGCATTTGCCCACCTGGTCAAAGACGAGAGAGGTTGGGAATGGAGATGCGGCCTTCTTGGCATGCAGCAAGAGTCCATTGGTGAGCTGAATGCATATTGACACTCAGCGCTGATCCGATATAGCTGGATCCACGTCTAATTTGAAGGATAGTGAGCTCAAGGCGCCAATATCGACTCAGAGGAAACCGTCCTTTCCAGCCCAACAAGCTTCAGTTCTTGAAGACGACTTTGGGGACTTCACAGGGCAAGAGAAGGACGTatttgaagatgtggaTTTTGGGGATTTTGAGACCGCTAAGCCGACAATACCTCGAGGCAAATCTGGCCCCAATACACAGCAATGGGGCACTTCGACGGAACAAAATCTTTTGGACTTTGAAGACTTACCCTTACCTTCGCGACCGACGGGCAGCAGTGGCTCACATGGTCGGACTACAGGTTtctttgctcttcctcctactATGTCTTTGCCTTCCACCTCTTTTTCATCGCACTCGCCAGGTCCATACTATTTCGCCTACAAAACACAccacctctctcttctgccCTTCTGCAAACACCTCCGATCATCCCCATCGCCTAGCTCAACACTTTCTCtactcttccctccctcgcCCGCCACTGCCTTGCCACCCTCACTTTCCCATCAATCATCTGTTTTACTTTCTCTCATACATTTTCTGTCACCGCAGCTTCAGCCTTTACGTGACTGGGGTTTCCTTCGCCAAGCATTACTAGCAGCGGCTGATCGTTTTGATTCAACCTGTCTTGTAGCGTTTGAAGTGTCTGACggaaagaaggacgaagaaggcatGAAGGAAGCTGCTGGAAGTAGTTGGAAAGTTTGGGAAGCTGGTggtggggagagggaaaagtgGGAATGCGGAAGAGTGTGGGtagagaaaagagaggtATTCTATGATACTGCCAGGTGGGATTCCTTGGAAAACATTATGTGAGTTCTAAATATATCATTTTCATAACACGGCTGCTGGTTGACGAGTGATTTTGTAGTAAGGTACAAACCCAGTCAGGAGCTACAATTCGCCAATTGGATTTTACTCCCATGGACGCATTTATGTCACACGTCCTTGAAGCTTTCAGGATAGATGCTGAGACGGCCCATTCCGTTTTCCCTTCTAAAGCAAAGGTGGTTTTATCATTTTGTGACAGACTATCTAACGAAGTTGTGTGTTCTTTCTTCTACACAGTTGAAGCAACTTAACTACTTGAACTGACAAAATAGATCGGCGAATACatccatccccttctttcccaagCACGAGCGATTTCGCAAGATTTGTTCTTGCGTGCTGCCGCTGCCACCTTCGTCCAAGCATGGAAACTCGTGGATGTAGCCATGGGGGTGCTAGGGGATGAGCAAAATGTAATAAAGAAGGAGCAATTTGAGGATAGCGTGTGAATATAATCATTTTGATCCTTAAACGAAAAAATTGTGCTTACATACTGCGGTCCTTGCAGGTTTCACATGTTTGAAGAGCACCTGGATGATTATTTAGATGATGAAACTGAAAGGGTCAAACATCATCTAGAGAATATCTGCCGAGAATGGGAGCAGCAAGTAAGTTCCATCAGTTTTGATTTGATTCGCAGCTTATGATTTATTAGCTGGGCACGAGTGATTCTGCACAACTTTCCAAGTCACACATCCCTACCTTCCTTACCTCGGCCAACCCTGACCAAGTTAAGCGCAATGTCCTTGCCTCGTTCAAGGATGCtttgcttcttcctgtCACCATCGTACCCCGTACTGTCACCTTCGGTGTCAACGCGATCGTTAGCGGCGGAACTCAAGCTGTGAGCGGCCTGGCGATGCTCAATCCACAAAAATGGACCGGTAAAGGAGGAGTCGTcaaagggatggaagacgGCGAGGAGGTAGTATTTGAAGTGACAGATGTGGACGAAAAAACAGCAGAAGATATGACGAATGGCGATGTTAAGGAAGAAATGAGAGTGACAGAAAATGTAGAGAACGTCAAAGATGCTCTAGAGCCTAGTCATGCGGGCAGCTCAGACGATATCCATGCGAGGTCAACAGCTGGTTCACTGGAAAGctctcatccatccacccCTAGTCCGAAAAACAACAAATCGTTTGATCGCCTTCAGCTTCTCGTTTCACTTGATACCGCGTTAGAGTTAATTCAGGTGGATCGAGATTCCTTGAAACGAGCAGAGACGTTTGTGAAATATCCCGGGAAGGTCGGATCGAAGGTGAGAGAGGCGATCGAAGAGATTTTTATCTTCCTGTTAAAGGCCGTTGGAGATAGGCACATCGCCCCTGGATTCAAAATGTAAGTGCGTTAGATTTGAGGAAGTTCATATTAATCGTTGCGTAGAGCTACAAACCAGATGAGCACCTACAAACCTGCTGAACACGAAGAAACAACTAGCGTTGCGCCTCTTTTACAGTTTTTCGAACTCGTCCACATAGGTGATACCATCCAGTCTATGGTTCAAGTCTATTTCGATAAAGAGTTATCGCCATATGTCGATAAAACGGACTTTTTGAATGCAGTTATgagggagaaaaaaaggtttGAGAGTGTCCTCGACGACGCCGTGGCTGCTGGACTTAACGCTGGGATTGAGGTGCTGATGAATCAGGTTAGTTATATCATGTTGATAATATCATTCAACAACGAAAGTGCTGATGGACGACACAGGTTGAACATATAATACTGGTCAAGACTGGCCCTAGAGAGTATTATCCCGTTGAGGGTACGCCAATGGAGCTGGGCCCTACACAAGGTTGTAAAGAGGCTATCATATGTCTCGAGATGCATTGCAACTTGTTAAAGGGGAGTACCTCGAAGGAGGTACTGGAAGTTTTCTATCAGGAGGTGGGGATCCGTTTGGAAGCGTAAGTAATCGAGATCCAAGTCCCGCCTGTagagatgatgttgatCGCCAATCTTTTCCTCAAAAGCATCATTCAGCGTCATATTAAGCGACAAATCATCTCTCTAGACGGTGGCTTTCAAGTCATTGCAGATTTGAACGCATATTATGACTTTGTCTCTTCGCTGAAGCAGCAGCGTATCACGGATGATTTTTCTGATCTCAAAATGCTCGGAAATGTGTACATCGTGTCTGATGCAAAGGATTTGGCGCAGATTGTGAGGGATGTTTCAAGATATGGGAGCGCTTTTACTCCTGAAGAGTAAGCCTATCGATAATTTCTATCAAAGCCCGCGCCCTGACAGAGAATAAGTATCTACGAGTTTATTCAGAGAAGATCtgactggaagaagattgaaaagACTGTTGACAAGGTCAGCTTTTAACAAGCCATACAACGTGCTGATGTAATACAGGCAATGTATGCCTTATCCGTCAGGGAAGATTGTGTTGTCATGTAGAACGTCATATCACAACATATGTCATTTGAATCACAAACTGTCGATTCTGTTTTATAGTCGATGGTACAAAATTACGGCTTTCGCACCGAAAGAAGCACTCGGTCACTGGCCAGCACTCTCTAGAATTTTACAGTGTCATTATCAAATAGCTGTGCGGAAGGCCAGCCTCCGAACAGGGCAATTGTCATGAATTCTATACGCAAAAGCGAGGGATACTGAGGGGTTATATCAAGATTGTCAAAAAGTGGAGATAAAGTATGAAGATACTAAGGTTAGATATTGATTAGTATCCGGCATCCGTACGAGCTTTCCACATCTTGGCAGCGAACGCTTGTCCCTCCGGTGAGTGCAATGAGTAATCTTCGGGGTAGACAACCCAACCGTACGTGCCCATGGGGTCGACGCACTTTGGAGTATCAGTGGTGAACCATGAACATTTTCTGTCGAACTTACGTGCGTCACCCAACCATTATCGTCAATCTTTGCTACAACCCCATCGAAGGCTTTTTCCGCTTTAGCAGTCATGTCTTGGCTAGTCAGGTGAGGTGCGATTTCGAGGAAACGATAGTAAGCTGCAACAGTCAAGGCTGTCCCTGCTGTATCTCCCAATGCTAAGGTTGAGTTGTCTTGTAGCATATAATCAGGGAGCAGACTGTCTTCCTAGAGGACTGTCAATGTTCAAAGCAAATGGATGGCAGGGAAGGCGTACACCAAGTTGATCAAAAAGGGCTTTGAAAACACCGGCAATTGTTTGTTCGGCCTCAAACTTCAAAGAAGACAAGTCTTCAGCGAACGGAGATGTTTTCACAGATGCGAGCTGTAGACAGTCAGTTGTGATTAAGTCTGTTCCAGAAGAATAACTGACATTGCGCATCAGACCGTAAGTCATCCATCCATTACCAGTTGCCCACAATCTTGCATCCGTTGCAGGGATGTGTTGATATATGAGTTGGTCGGTGTCGAGCATGGCTGAACTTTCCAAAATGAATTGTTCAAGGGCCTTCTTTAATAAGCTATCGTCCGAAATGTCAAGCCCAAGATAGGCCAAAGAGGGGGTGATCATATACCCCATGTCGGACCATACTTCAAATCTCGCTTCTCTCTGAGAGATAGTGCCTGCACTCTTTCATCAACATCCGTTTTGGGAATCAATCAAACCTAAATATACCGTTGTCACTTGTGGGCCCGTTGAATAAGTAGTCGAGCTGGTTTCCCACTGCCCAGGCGTAGTCTTCTGGACATCTTAGTCCTAGCTTGTCTCTGAGGTCGTTTTGTTTCGCGAATTTTGCTAGCAGCCAGACAGCTGGTATCAAGGATACAGGATCTCCCAACGCTCCGTCACCTCCTACTAGAGCCTGAGAGACGTGGGCATGAGGTGTAGTATCAGGAAAAAGATAATCCTGTAAACTCTTACTGAAATCTTGCCCTGGTGCGCCAGTCCAATTATAATGTGAAATAGCATCCGTCGCTATCTTCAAGACGCTCCAAGGAATGTCCTCTCCATCGAATGCGTTCGCGTCCCATTCGAAGGGACTCAGTTTGGGGTAATATACCTCCAGAAGAGTCTCTGTGAAGGCCCCTATTTCCCACGAGTGCACTGCTATGGAGTTGGCATtggagagaatggaaggtATGAGGGAAGTGAGGGTTTTGTAGGAAGAGGCAATGATTGATGGGGACGCCACTATCGAAGGGAAGGCGAGGCCTGAAACAGGGGTAAAGGAAGTCGTTACTGGCGTTGAAGAAGTTAAGGTCTCTGTCAATGAGGAACCATTGGCGACAGTGGCAGGTGGCGATGTAAACATCGCATTGTTAGCCCGCTCATTAATGGTAGAGCTACTCGTAACACTGGCTATTTTGGAAACAGTGGCAGAAGCTGAGCTTGGCTGATTCCAAGCTGCAGAACTTCCCCTCAGTTCAGAACCAGAGTTGGTCATAATCGATTGGGCTGCCTCATGTGACAAGTCTGAACCCTTTCGCGTCAAAGCGACATCCTGCGGGTTATGCGGATATGCGTGTGTTTGAGTAAGGCAGGTAAACGCAAAAAACAAAATGTGTGttgcgaagaaggaaggaataAACGAAAGGAATGAAGGCAACATCGTTAAGTTCAATGGCAGTTGGTCGGCGGGTAAAACAAACGCTCGAATGAGCActgaaaagaaagaggaaaggcaAGATGAAGTACGAAGCGAATGACAGCTTCAAGTTGCATTCTGATGGAACACATGGACCAAGTAGACAAGTCATGGTCAAAATACGTCGCGTCAATAAAGTaacttcctcatcatctccatcaaGCTAACAGACTACTTACTCCTCGCGCAGCGTACGTACATCACCTCTGCGGAGAAATAAAACTTCGGGCATCCGGCGACAATACGGACTTGTGCAATAGTTACCAGCGAAGCATAACCCAATAGCAAACATAATAAGACACAATAAATAAGGTCAAAGGTCTAAATAATCGAGTAGCTTCGTTGTTCGGGTCTGCTTCGTCGGACTATTAACAAACTAGTCAAACACGCTAAAATTTGGTTCAGCTGTTGTCTAGGGACAAGGCGCAAAAGACCACAAAGTTCCGAAAGAGCTCGCTTGGTGCTGGTTTTTAATAGCTGATGTGCATTAGTACGTTTCAAATACGTATCAATTTCCTTAATTTTTTCGACTTCCGCCTATCTTATTTTTGCGGGGACCACCGCTGCCAAATTTGTATCGGGATTCTAATTTATATTTAACTTACCTTTTTGGTATGGGGGGCTTATCTAATTTTCTGGAAAAGCTGGGATATGCATGGGTGCAGTGCTGGCCAATTAGGGACTAGGACAAAATTTGTGGTCCCGAAATTCTCGATTTTCTCCAGACATCCATGAGAGAATCACTTGGAAATCGCGTGCGAAATTAGATTAGCAGAGTGAATAAGATAAAAACGACCTCAGATGCACGCTGCTAATTTAATCCGCCTCCCCTAATTTTCCCCATACTAAATAAGgaaacggaatcaaaataagaTAACGCGCGACAGGAAATAAGGTAAGGAAAAATAAGGAAATTTATATTTGAAACGTACTATTATGGTGCAGATGCATCTACGCTACAGTCAGCG
Coding sequences:
- a CDS encoding recyclin-1, with amino-acid sequence MDKWAPIAPSKPQFQSTSHLSTRFASVLKPSKHGPRSRASAQFIGRWPEDVILRIIELLPIPDLPNAARVNRAFAHLVKDERGWEWRCGLLGMQQESIAGSTSNLKDSELKAPISTQRKPSFPAQQASVLEDDFGDFTGQEKDVFEDVDFGDFETAKPTIPRGKSGPNTQQWGTSTEQNLLDFEDLPLPSRPTGSSGSHGRTTGFFALPPTMSLPSTSFSSHSPGPYYFAYKTHHLSLLPFCKHLRSSPSPSSTLSLLFPPSPATALPPSLSHQSSVLLSLIHFLSPQLQPLRDWGFLRQALLAAADRFDSTCLVAFEVSDGKKDEEGMKEAAGSSWKVWEAGGGEREKWECGRVWVEKREVFYDTARWDSLENIIKVQTQSGATIRQLDFTPMDAFMSHVLEAFRIDAETAHSVFPSKAKVVLSFCDRLSNEVIGEYIHPLLSQARAISQDLFLRAAAATFVQAWKLVDVAMGVLGDEQNVIKKEQFEDSVFHMFEEHLDDYLDDETERVKHHLENICREWEQQLGTSDSAQLSKSHIPTFLTSANPDQVKRNVLASFKDALLLPVTIVPRTVTFGVNAIVSGGTQAVSGLAMLNPQKWTGKGGVVKGMEDGEEVVFEVTDVDEKTAEDMTNGDVKEEMRVTENVENVKDALEPSHAGSSDDIHARSTAGSLESSHPSTPSPKNNKSFDRLQLLVSLDTALELIQVDRDSLKRAETFVKYPGKVGSKVREAIEEIFIFLLKAVGDRHIAPGFKIATNQMSTYKPAEHEETTSVAPLLQFFELVHIGDTIQSMVQVYFDKELSPYVDKTDFLNAVMREKKRFESVLDDAVAAGLNAGIEVLMNQVEHIILVKTGPREYYPVEGTPMELGPTQGCKEAIICLEMHCNLLKGSTSKEVLEVFYQEVGIRLEAIIQRHIKRQIISLDGGFQVIADLNAYYDFVSSLKQQRITDDFSDLKMLGNVYIVSDAKDLAQIVRDVSRYGSAFTPEDIYEFIQRRSDWKKIEKTVDKAMYALSVREDCVVM